One stretch of Lachnospiraceae bacterium oral taxon 096 DNA includes these proteins:
- a CDS encoding MFS transporter — protein sequence MEEKKYLKWYNKVGYGSDDIAGNVVYALLAAFVMIYLTDIIGLNAGIVGTLIAISKIFDGISDVFFGAMIDKTKTKMGKARPWMLYGYFGCAVCLAAIFCIPVDMGSTAQYAWFFIAYTLLNAGFYTANNIAYSSLTALITNNNSERVQMGSLRFMFAFGTSMLIQAVTVGFVEKLGGGAAAWRTVAILYAIIGVISNTISVLSVRELSDEELSEGKKDDEAQEKYNLIDTFKISEEELSEGKKDDEAQEKYNLIDAFKILVHNKYFLMICGAYLLMQLYSATLGMGIYFMKYVLGTDRLFGTFSWAINIPMIVGLLITPVLVTRLNGMYKLNIVGYVIGTAGRLGVVIAGYMGSIPLMLFFTAVAAFGMSPLQGDMNALIATTSEYTRLTIGKKVDGTMYSCTSFGTKVGGGLGTAIAGWMLAASGYVQNATTQPQSCVNMLYIMYLWLPMIFNVLITFILVNLKVEKANKELQSQ from the coding sequence ATGGAAGAAAAGAAATATTTAAAGTGGTATAACAAGGTAGGATACGGTTCCGATGATATAGCAGGAAATGTGGTCTATGCCCTCTTAGCTGCATTTGTAATGATATATTTAACAGATATCATAGGGCTTAATGCCGGTATAGTAGGAACATTGATTGCGATTTCAAAGATTTTTGATGGTATCAGTGATGTGTTCTTTGGTGCCATGATTGATAAGACCAAGACGAAAATGGGTAAGGCAAGGCCTTGGATGCTCTATGGATATTTTGGATGTGCCGTATGTTTGGCAGCGATATTTTGTATACCTGTGGATATGGGAAGTACCGCTCAGTATGCATGGTTTTTTATAGCATATACATTATTAAATGCAGGATTTTATACAGCCAACAATATTGCATACTCATCACTTACCGCACTTATTACAAACAATAATTCGGAGAGAGTGCAGATGGGATCTCTAAGATTTATGTTTGCATTTGGAACCAGTATGCTTATTCAGGCTGTGACAGTCGGATTTGTGGAAAAACTTGGTGGCGGTGCGGCAGCGTGGAGAACAGTTGCTATTCTATATGCAATAATCGGAGTTATATCAAATACCATTTCAGTATTATCCGTCAGAGAACTTTCAGATGAAGAACTCTCTGAGGGGAAAAAGGATGATGAGGCACAGGAAAAATACAATCTGATTGATACATTTAAGATTTCAGAAGAAGAACTCTCTGAAGGAAAAAAGGATGATGAGGCACAGGAAAAATACAATCTGATTGATGCGTTTAAAATACTTGTTCACAATAAATATTTTCTGATGATTTGTGGCGCTTACCTTTTGATGCAGCTTTATTCGGCTACACTTGGAATGGGCATTTACTTTATGAAGTATGTACTTGGAACTGACAGGTTGTTTGGAACCTTCTCATGGGCTATCAATATTCCTATGATTGTGGGGCTGCTTATAACACCGGTTCTTGTCACAAGGTTAAATGGTATGTACAAGTTAAATATAGTAGGATATGTGATCGGAACAGCAGGTCGTCTGGGAGTGGTTATAGCAGGATATATGGGAAGTATTCCGCTTATGCTTTTCTTTACAGCTGTTGCAGCATTTGGTATGAGTCCTCTTCAAGGTGATATGAATGCACTTATTGCAACAACATCAGAGTATACAAGACTTACGATCGGTAAAAAGGTGGATGGTACAATGTATTCCTGTACATCCTTTGGAACGAAGGTAGGTGGAGGACTGGGCACTGCTATAGCCGGTTGGATGCTTGCAGCAAGCGGATATGTTCAGAATGCCACAACTCAGCCACAGTCCTGTGTAAATATGCTTTATATTATGTACTTATGGCTTCCTATGATCTTTAATGTGTTGATAACTTTTATACTTGTAAATCTGAAAGTGGAAAAGGCAAATAAGGAGCTTCAAAGTCAATAA
- a CDS encoding DUF4981 domain-containing protein — protein sequence MIVPRYYEDLKVLHENTMPARAYYIPASKRMDDLVENRKGSDRIQFLNGIWKFKYFESIYDVKEEFFEQGFDVSDYSDMKVPGVWQNEGYDHHQYTNIKYPFPFDPPYVPQDIPCGAYVYDFEYKEDEKAKKAFLNFEGVDSCFYLWINGLYVGYSQVPHATSEFDITDVVKNGKNTIAVLVMKWCDGSYLEDQDKFRMTGIFRDVYILKRPQAFIRDYKVNTEGEKLKLDIELTDPVEVQITLEDKAKSIIAKGKIEETGSIEFKVLNPVLWNTENPYLYTLILETEAETIVEYVGFRTVEIIDKVLYFNKQKIKFRGVNRHDSDPIAGFTISIEQIIKDLTLMKQHNFNSIRSSHYPNAPYFYQLCDKYGFMVIDEADIEAHGPVMIYRKEDTDYNRFKRWNEKIADDPAWEASILDRVELMVKREKNRPSIVMWSMGNESAYGCNFEKALKWTKEYDPSRITQYESARYRNYDVVYNYDHLDIYSRMYPSLDEIREYLKNDASKPFLLVEYCHSMGNGPGDFEDYFELIYENDLMCGGFVWEWCDHAIYKGTAKNGKAMYYYGGDHGEKVHDLNFCMDGLVYPDRRPHTGLLEYKNVYRPARVVSYDEESGKLVLHNYMDFDDLKDFIDVNYEVSCDGISVETGNLDLPSIEAHSEKELELRIKIPNKGKVFLKLIYILKKEMPLIPKGYELGFDELKIKNEDGRNQNTVKWLEREVTVSDMEVAEDDTSVIIKGKTFTYTYSKKNGMFESLVFAGREYINRPMELNIWRAPTDNDMYAKLEWKKAKYNEAYARAYKTEIIQSEKCVEISVKTSMSAASIQKILDADIVWKIDCMGGITSSIKVVKDEEFPDLPRFGIRLFLDKKLENIAYFGMGPYESYIDKHQSTSHGIYRAKLSEMHEDYINPQENGSHYDCDYVELANGQFGMVAAAKKTFSFNASIYTQEELERAAHNFELEESDSTVLCLDYALNGIGSNSCGPVVTDKYRFDDIKFDFAISIIPFVK from the coding sequence ATGATTGTACCGCGTTATTATGAGGACTTGAAGGTTTTACATGAGAACACTATGCCGGCAAGAGCATACTATATTCCGGCTTCAAAGCGAATGGATGATCTTGTAGAGAATCGCAAGGGCTCGGACAGGATTCAATTTTTAAACGGCATATGGAAGTTTAAATATTTTGAAAGTATCTATGATGTAAAGGAAGAATTTTTTGAGCAGGGATTTGATGTATCAGATTATTCAGATATGAAGGTACCGGGAGTGTGGCAAAATGAGGGCTATGATCATCATCAGTATACAAATATAAAATATCCTTTTCCTTTTGATCCTCCCTATGTACCACAAGATATTCCATGTGGAGCGTATGTCTATGATTTTGAATATAAAGAGGATGAGAAAGCCAAAAAAGCATTCTTAAATTTTGAAGGTGTTGACAGCTGCTTTTATCTATGGATAAACGGTTTATATGTGGGATACAGTCAGGTACCACATGCTACAAGTGAATTTGATATCACAGATGTAGTAAAAAACGGAAAGAATACCATTGCTGTTTTGGTAATGAAATGGTGTGACGGATCTTATTTGGAGGATCAGGATAAATTTCGTATGACCGGAATTTTCAGAGATGTGTATATCTTGAAAAGACCACAGGCTTTTATAAGAGATTATAAAGTTAATACAGAGGGAGAAAAGTTAAAACTTGATATCGAACTTACAGATCCAGTAGAGGTACAAATAACTCTGGAAGATAAAGCCAAAAGTATAATAGCAAAAGGTAAAATAGAGGAAACCGGAAGTATAGAGTTTAAAGTTTTAAATCCTGTTCTTTGGAATACTGAAAATCCATATCTTTATACCTTGATACTTGAAACAGAGGCGGAGACTATTGTTGAATATGTAGGATTCAGAACAGTTGAGATCATTGATAAGGTGCTTTATTTTAATAAGCAAAAGATAAAGTTTAGAGGAGTAAACAGACATGATTCGGATCCTATAGCAGGATTTACAATCAGTATTGAGCAAATCATAAAAGATCTTACTTTAATGAAGCAGCATAATTTCAATTCTATCCGAAGTAGTCATTATCCGAATGCACCATATTTCTATCAGCTATGTGACAAGTACGGATTTATGGTTATTGATGAGGCGGATATTGAGGCACATGGTCCGGTTATGATTTACAGAAAAGAGGATACCGACTACAACAGGTTCAAAAGATGGAATGAGAAGATAGCGGATGATCCAGCTTGGGAAGCTTCTATTCTTGACAGAGTAGAGCTTATGGTAAAGAGGGAGAAGAACAGACCTTCTATCGTAATGTGGTCAATGGGAAATGAGAGTGCCTACGGTTGCAATTTTGAAAAGGCACTTAAGTGGACAAAAGAGTATGATCCTTCAAGAATTACACAGTATGAGAGTGCAAGATACAGAAATTATGATGTAGTGTACAATTACGATCATCTGGATATATACAGTAGAATGTATCCTTCACTTGATGAAATCAGAGAGTATCTAAAAAATGATGCAAGCAAACCCTTCTTACTGGTAGAGTATTGTCACAGTATGGGAAACGGCCCCGGAGATTTTGAGGATTATTTTGAACTTATTTATGAAAATGATCTTATGTGTGGAGGCTTTGTATGGGAGTGGTGTGACCATGCAATATATAAGGGCACAGCAAAAAACGGTAAAGCTATGTACTACTATGGTGGTGACCATGGAGAAAAAGTACATGATTTAAATTTTTGTATGGACGGGCTTGTATATCCGGACAGAAGACCACATACAGGACTGCTTGAATATAAGAATGTCTACAGACCTGCAAGGGTGGTTTCATATGATGAAGAAAGTGGAAAACTGGTGCTTCACAATTATATGGATTTTGATGATCTGAAGGACTTTATAGATGTTAATTATGAAGTGAGCTGTGACGGAATAAGTGTTGAAACCGGAAACTTAGATCTTCCTTCTATAGAGGCACATAGTGAAAAAGAGCTTGAACTTAGGATAAAGATCCCAAATAAAGGCAAGGTATTCCTTAAACTGATCTATATACTTAAAAAGGAAATGCCTTTGATTCCAAAAGGATATGAACTTGGATTTGATGAGTTGAAGATTAAAAATGAAGATGGAAGAAATCAAAATACAGTGAAATGGCTGGAAAGAGAAGTTACGGTATCTGATATGGAAGTAGCAGAAGATGATACATCGGTAATTATTAAGGGTAAGACTTTCACATATACCTATAGTAAGAAAAACGGAATGTTTGAATCTTTAGTATTTGCCGGAAGGGAATATATCAACAGACCTATGGAGCTTAATATCTGGAGAGCACCTACAGATAATGACATGTATGCAAAGTTGGAATGGAAGAAGGCAAAGTATAATGAAGCATATGCAAGAGCTTATAAAACAGAGATTATACAGTCGGAAAAGTGTGTTGAGATATCTGTAAAAACTTCTATGTCTGCTGCAAGTATTCAAAAGATATTGGATGCGGATATTGTTTGGAAAATTGACTGTATGGGAGGAATAACATCTTCCATCAAAGTTGTAAAGGATGAAGAGTTCCCTGACTTACCAAGATTTGGAATAAGATTATTCCTTGATAAGAAGCTTGAAAATATTGCATACTTCGGCATGGGACCTTATGAGAGCTATATAGATAAACATCAGTCAACAAGTCATGGTATATATAGAGCAAAGTTGAGCGAGATGCATGAAGATTATATAAATCCACAGGAAAACGGTAGCCACTATGACTGTGACTATGTGGAGCTTGCAAACGGACAGTTCGGTATGGTGGCGGCAGCTAAAAAAACTTTCTCATTTAATGCCTCTATTTATACGCAGGAGGAGCTTGAAAGGGCGGCACATAATTTTGAACTTGAAGAGTCAGACAGCACAGTACTTTGTCTTGATTATGCTCTAAACGGTATAGGTTCAAACAGCTGTGGACCAGTAGTGACAGATAAGTATAGATTTGATGATATCAAGTTTGATTTTGCGATCAGTATAATACCTTTTGTCAAGTAA
- a CDS encoding AraC family transcriptional regulator produces MYLNCGYMNNSAIDFKDKSKPLIVGSCGTYRLLTKPKLPTYRPRGRLDYQLIYISAGKAYFHFNHKDNETVITAGNMVLFRPKEFQKYEYYGTYKTEVYWVHFTGGNVKNILRKYGIRDDLHYFFVGTSLEYERIYKKMISELQRCQDHYEELLSILMQQLLIGIHRELQKDRKISDIYLDNEMDMATQYFSDNYSSEISIEEYATSRGMSISWFIRNFKKYSGTTPMQFIVSARISNAQLLLETTKYSISEISRIVGYDNPLYFSRLFHKIKGFSPSEYRKNIL; encoded by the coding sequence ATGTATTTAAATTGTGGATATATGAATAACTCCGCCATAGACTTCAAGGATAAATCTAAACCACTTATAGTGGGAAGCTGTGGCACCTATCGTCTGCTCACCAAGCCGAAACTTCCTACTTATCGACCTCGTGGTCGACTTGACTATCAGTTGATTTATATAAGTGCAGGAAAGGCATATTTTCATTTTAATCATAAGGACAATGAAACTGTTATCACAGCAGGAAATATGGTTTTGTTTCGTCCGAAAGAATTTCAAAAATATGAATATTATGGTACATACAAAACTGAGGTGTATTGGGTACATTTCACAGGAGGTAATGTAAAAAATATTTTAAGAAAATATGGTATCCGTGATGATCTACATTATTTTTTTGTGGGTACATCCTTGGAATATGAAAGAATATATAAGAAAATGATATCAGAATTGCAGCGTTGTCAGGATCACTATGAAGAACTTCTGTCAATACTTATGCAACAGCTGCTCATTGGTATACATAGGGAACTTCAAAAAGATAGGAAAATCTCAGATATCTATCTGGACAATGAAATGGATATGGCAACACAATATTTCAGTGATAATTATAGTAGCGAAATAAGCATTGAAGAATATGCCACATCAAGGGGTATGAGTATAAGTTGGTTTATCAGAAACTTTAAAAAATATTCTGGCACTACACCTATGCAATTTATTGTTTCAGCCAGAATATCCAATGCACAGTTGCTTCTTGAAACTACAAAATATTCCATATCCGAAATTTCAAGAATTGTCGGATATGATAATCCGTTATACTTTAGCCGACTTTTTCATAAGATAAAAGGATTTTCGCCTTCAGAGTATAGAAAAAACATCCTTTGA
- the sdaAA gene encoding L-serine ammonia-lyase, iron-sulfur-dependent, subunit alpha, giving the protein MVKYNSIQELVDIATRENKKISDICIKDQARQLEMSEEEIFQKMEESFLVMIESAKPNQTLRSTSGLTGGEGYQMMEYANKSEGGLSGRFLTRAMARAMAVSNCNAAMGKIVAAPTAGSCGILPGCLVSMYEEGRAKKEDVIRAIFTAGAFGMVVAERASVAGAQGGCQAECGSASGMAAAALVELQGGTPQQCADALGMAIVNQLGLVCDPVAGLVEIPCIKRNVSGVMIAFSSADMALSEIELKIPTDECIDAMREVGDALPCSLKETAAGGLAATPTGKKLKEQVFGQEG; this is encoded by the coding sequence GTGGTGAAGTACAATTCAATTCAAGAGCTAGTGGATATTGCGACAAGAGAAAACAAAAAGATTAGCGACATTTGTATCAAAGACCAGGCACGGCAATTAGAAATGAGCGAAGAAGAAATCTTTCAAAAAATGGAAGAGAGCTTCTTGGTGATGATTGAATCGGCAAAGCCAAATCAAACTTTGCGTTCGACTTCAGGTTTAACTGGTGGCGAGGGATATCAAATGATGGAGTATGCCAATAAATCCGAAGGGGGATTGAGTGGCAGATTTTTGACTCGGGCAATGGCAAGGGCAATGGCGGTTTCCAATTGCAATGCGGCGATGGGAAAGATTGTTGCAGCACCGACAGCAGGTAGTTGTGGGATATTGCCGGGATGTTTGGTAAGTATGTACGAAGAAGGACGAGCAAAGAAAGAAGATGTTATTCGAGCGATTTTTACAGCGGGGGCATTTGGCATGGTTGTTGCAGAGAGAGCTTCGGTTGCAGGGGCACAGGGTGGATGTCAGGCAGAATGTGGGTCGGCTTCGGGAATGGCCGCAGCAGCACTTGTTGAATTACAGGGAGGAACACCACAGCAATGTGCGGATGCCCTTGGAATGGCGATTGTCAATCAGCTAGGTCTTGTCTGTGATCCAGTGGCGGGACTTGTGGAAATCCCTTGTATCAAGCGAAATGTCTCTGGTGTGATGATTGCATTTTCGTCCGCAGATATGGCTCTTTCGGAAATTGAATTAAAGATTCCAACAGATGAGTGCATCGATGCGATGCGTGAAGTTGGAGATGCACTTCCTTGCTCTCTAAAAGAAACAGCAGCAGGAGGATTGGCTGCGACACCAACGGGAAAGAAGTTAAAAGAGCAAGTCTTTGGACAAGAGGGATAA
- a CDS encoding IS110 family transposase, whose amino-acid sequence MIYVGIDVAKDKHDCFITNSNGEVLFKAFTISNSQDGFNDLYQRIESVMEDITKVKVGLEATGHYNYNLLGYLIDKGLTTYVINPLHTNLYRKSLSLRLTKTDKVDARTIAYMLMSDVNLKSYSDTSYHNEELKSLTRYRFDKVKERAKLKTSVSRLVCILFPELEKLVPTLHMTSIYALLSEFPGAKYVAGAHLTRLTNLLSDASKGRYGKDTAITFREAARASIGSNMPAKSLELKHTIKLILELASEIDEIENEIKIIMDEINSPILSIPGINYRMGAMIIAEIGDFSRFDSPDKILAYSGFSPSTYQSGQLDSAYSHMEKRGSKYLRYALYNAAKYVCHWDSTFARYLTKKRAEGKHYNVAISHAVKKLVRVIYHLVKSNQQYIKVA is encoded by the coding sequence ATGATTTATGTAGGAATTGATGTCGCTAAGGATAAGCATGATTGCTTTATCACAAACTCTAATGGAGAAGTATTATTTAAAGCTTTTACCATTTCTAACAGTCAAGATGGTTTCAATGACCTTTACCAAAGAATAGAATCTGTTATGGAAGATATAACAAAAGTAAAAGTAGGACTGGAAGCTACCGGACACTATAATTACAATCTTTTAGGTTATCTCATTGATAAAGGTCTGACCACCTATGTCATCAATCCGTTACATACAAATCTGTACAGAAAAAGTCTAAGCCTTAGACTCACGAAAACGGATAAAGTAGATGCCCGCACGATTGCTTACATGCTCATGTCTGATGTGAACTTGAAGTCCTACTCAGATACATCTTACCACAACGAAGAATTAAAGTCATTAACTCGTTATCGTTTTGATAAGGTAAAAGAACGTGCCAAACTAAAAACTTCCGTTTCAAGACTGGTCTGTATCTTATTTCCTGAATTAGAAAAACTTGTACCAACACTTCATATGACATCCATTTATGCATTGCTTTCTGAATTTCCCGGGGCTAAATATGTAGCTGGTGCACATCTTACCAGACTTACAAATCTTCTTTCAGATGCATCTAAAGGTCGATATGGTAAAGATACCGCCATAACTTTCAGGGAAGCTGCAAGGGCTTCTATCGGCTCAAATATGCCAGCCAAATCTCTTGAACTAAAACACACCATCAAGTTGATACTGGAACTTGCTTCTGAGATTGATGAAATCGAAAATGAAATCAAAATTATCATGGATGAAATTAATTCTCCAATTCTCAGTATTCCAGGTATCAACTATCGTATGGGCGCTATGATCATTGCCGAGATTGGCGACTTCAGTCGGTTTGATTCTCCTGATAAAATCTTGGCTTATTCCGGATTTTCACCATCAACATATCAATCAGGGCAGCTTGACTCAGCATACTCCCACATGGAAAAACGAGGTTCCAAATACTTACGATATGCTCTGTACAATGCTGCCAAGTATGTTTGCCACTGGGATTCGACATTTGCCAGGTACCTTACCAAGAAACGAGCTGAAGGCAAGCATTATAATGTTGCAATATCTCATGCCGTCAAAAAACTGGTTCGAGTTATTTATCATCTTGTAAAATCGAATCAGCAATACATTAAAGTAGCTTAA
- the sdaAB gene encoding L-serine ammonia-lyase, iron-sulfur-dependent subunit beta, whose product MNIFQMIGPIMIGPSSSHTAGAVRLGHVVNKIANDDKIVDVTFELSGSFARTYKGHGTDRALLAGVMGYHSYAEEIRDALKIAKEKNISYRFIAKDIAGAHPNTARIYFQCESGATGSVQGASIGGGNIRVDYVNGMRVDFNGDYTTILILHDDRPGVIAEVTNLIHIKYRDLNINNFKLSRQEKGGLALMTIELDDKPSQELIDDLKRVQYVHNAVLIRAI is encoded by the coding sequence ATGAATATATTTCAAATGATTGGTCCTATTATGATTGGACCTTCAAGTTCTCACACAGCAGGAGCAGTGCGGTTAGGGCATGTGGTCAATAAAATTGCCAATGATGACAAAATTGTGGATGTAACCTTTGAGCTTTCAGGTTCATTTGCAAGAACTTATAAAGGACATGGCACTGACCGTGCACTCCTTGCTGGTGTGATGGGATATCACAGCTATGCCGAAGAAATTCGAGATGCCCTTAAAATTGCTAAAGAAAAAAATATTTCCTATCGCTTTATTGCCAAGGATATTGCAGGTGCACATCCCAATACAGCTCGCATTTATTTTCAATGCGAAAGTGGTGCAACAGGCAGTGTGCAGGGAGCAAGTATTGGCGGTGGAAATATTCGTGTGGACTATGTCAATGGCATGCGTGTGGACTTTAATGGGGATTATACAACCATTTTAATTTTGCATGATGACCGGCCAGGCGTTATTGCAGAGGTGACGAATTTAATTCATATCAAGTATAGAGATTTAAACATCAATAATTTTAAGCTTTCCAGACAGGAGAAGGGTGGACTGGCCTTGATGACCATTGAACTTGACGACAAGCCATCACAAGAATTGATTGATGATTTAAAGCGTGTTCAATATGTGCACAATGCAGTATTGATTCGGGCAATATAG
- a CDS encoding DUF1292 domain-containing protein: MEENREGLFGGEETTVTITLEDDSTIDCVVLTIFEADDREYIAVMPEDENNENVYLYRYRELEDGQPELTNIETDEEYEIVSDAFDELLDEQEFNEIMGDFDDEE, translated from the coding sequence ATGGAAGAAAATAGAGAGGGACTTTTTGGCGGAGAAGAGACAACAGTGACGATTACCTTGGAAGATGATTCCACCATTGATTGTGTTGTATTGACTATTTTTGAGGCAGATGACAGGGAGTATATTGCGGTAATGCCAGAGGACGAGAACAATGAAAATGTTTACTTGTACCGCTACCGTGAGCTAGAAGATGGTCAGCCAGAGTTGACAAATATTGAAACCGATGAGGAATATGAGATTGTATCAGATGCCTTTGATGAGCTCTTAGACGAACAAGAGTTTAATGAAATTATGGGTGATTTTGACGACGAAGAATAG
- a CDS encoding ATP-dependent helicase, which translates to MNYSKSQREAVEFGAGPMMVLAGPGSGKTFVITHRVCHLIEKQNIRPENILVVTFSKAAAVEMRERFIKLMPDKQGERVTWGTFHSVYFHLLRTAYGYRGDQVITDAERYDVIRELMKKNQMESEDVVGLGTEILSEIAIVKQERMDILHYYAHSCPADLFRQIFVDYEKSISERKKIDFEDMLVMTYELLSQREDIRRACENRYQYILVDEFQDINRMQYEIIQLIAGERANLTIVGDDDQSIYRFRGAKPEIMLGFAKDYPKVKKVLLDINFRSTTQIIEAAGKLIAHNKERFEKQITAARGNGRPVDVIRFKNVYQEVKSIIDDISDYVKAGHSLDDIAILYRTNLQPRLMTEMLMQYNIPFVMKDNIPNLYDHWIARDIKSYLRLSIGMAKRGDLLRICNRPNRYIKREALQFSDGQIRDLFKYYEDKPYMIERIAQLKTNLRAIQNMRPGMAVRFIRKGIGYDEFLEEYAQYHGIEEDELFDILGELEQSADCFETILDWFSHMEEYKEKLAQTKKQEEKIGVRLMTFHSSKGLEYKIVYMIDCNQGITPHRKAKAIEDMEEERRMFYVAMTRAKDRLYVYSADSSFHKKAELSDFVKEIL; encoded by the coding sequence ATAAATTACAGTAAGAGTCAAAGAGAGGCTGTGGAGTTTGGAGCAGGACCAATGATGGTATTAGCTGGTCCTGGCTCTGGGAAGACATTTGTCATCACCCACAGAGTTTGTCATTTGATTGAAAAGCAAAATATTCGACCAGAGAATATCTTGGTTGTCACCTTCTCAAAAGCAGCTGCAGTGGAAATGAGAGAGCGATTTATCAAGTTAATGCCAGATAAGCAGGGTGAAAGAGTGACTTGGGGAACTTTTCACTCTGTTTATTTTCATCTTTTGCGAACAGCTTATGGCTATCGAGGCGACCAGGTGATTACAGATGCTGAGCGATATGATGTTATCAGAGAATTGATGAAGAAAAATCAGATGGAGAGCGAAGATGTTGTGGGACTTGGCACAGAAATTCTTTCAGAAATTGCCATTGTAAAACAAGAGAGAATGGATATCTTGCACTACTATGCACATAGCTGTCCAGCTGATCTTTTTCGACAGATTTTTGTGGATTATGAAAAGAGCATTAGCGAGAGAAAGAAAATTGACTTTGAGGATATGCTCGTGATGACATATGAATTGTTATCACAAAGAGAAGATATTCGGAGGGCGTGTGAAAATCGCTATCAATATATTTTGGTTGACGAGTTTCAAGATATCAATCGAATGCAATATGAAATTATTCAGCTCATCGCAGGGGAAAGGGCAAATTTGACGATTGTGGGAGATGATGATCAATCCATCTACCGCTTTCGAGGAGCAAAGCCAGAGATTATGCTCGGCTTTGCAAAGGACTATCCCAAAGTAAAAAAAGTATTACTCGATATTAATTTTCGTTCCACTACACAGATTATTGAGGCGGCAGGGAAATTAATTGCTCACAATAAGGAAAGATTTGAAAAGCAAATTACAGCGGCAAGAGGGAATGGCAGGCCAGTGGATGTTATTCGATTTAAAAATGTCTATCAAGAAGTAAAGAGCATTATTGATGATATTAGCGATTATGTCAAAGCAGGTCATTCTCTGGATGATATTGCGATTCTCTATCGGACAAATTTACAGCCTCGCTTGATGACGGAGATGCTTATGCAATATAATATTCCCTTTGTGATGAAGGACAATATTCCCAATCTCTACGACCATTGGATTGCCAGAGATATCAAGTCCTATTTGAGATTATCTATTGGAATGGCGAAGAGAGGGGATTTACTTCGCATTTGTAATCGCCCAAATCGCTATATTAAGAGAGAAGCATTGCAGTTTTCGGATGGTCAAATAAGAGATTTATTTAAGTACTATGAGGACAAACCCTATATGATTGAGCGTATTGCTCAACTGAAGACAAACTTGCGAGCAATTCAAAATATGCGACCAGGGATGGCCGTGCGCTTTATCCGAAAGGGAATCGGCTATGATGAATTTTTGGAAGAATATGCCCAATATCATGGCATAGAAGAAGATGAACTTTTTGATATTTTAGGTGAGCTTGAGCAATCAGCTGACTGTTTTGAGACCATCCTTGATTGGTTCTCTCATATGGAAGAGTACAAGGAAAAATTGGCACAGACCAAGAAACAAGAAGAAAAAATAGGGGTTCGATTGATGACCTTTCATTCTTCTAAAGGGTTGGAATATAAAATTGTCTATATGATTGACTGTAATCAAGGTATTACGCCCCATAGAAAGGCCAAAGCTATAGAGGATATGGAAGAGGAGAGAAGAATGTTTTATGTGGCGATGACCAGAGCAAAAGACCGATTGTATGTTTATAGCGCGGATTCTAGCTTTCACAAGAAAGCAGAATTGTCAGACTTTGTGAAAGAAATTTTGTAG